A single Cucumis melo cultivar AY chromosome 4, USDA_Cmelo_AY_1.0, whole genome shotgun sequence DNA region contains:
- the LOC127149078 gene encoding uncharacterized protein LOC127149078 produces MSYRRSNFIETDDMFLQFEDDLDNNIAGGSSSVGDNTGSSSQQTTPTPRRRAQSRLLELERHVAINGRIPMMIAPGAEKPISPHAVRFSQAIGVCVRKTFPVRCLKWTDVGREYIEVVKGDLQRFFVLDFNDQAMNRFVEHQMLTTFKEFRADCHKHFKKYSDPEEARANPPNALVGRDEDWHFLCDHYISRAFQEQSRTNKAARQKQPYNHSSGSKSFLQRQYELAERRGQPVDRVELFRETHVRAGTFVSQAAEDAHNQMLELQSQPIPEGSQPLSEDEICDQVLGRRPGYSKGLGWGPKPKARRTASASSSSTSCSQSTQKEIELQAKLHEALERIEVQDRNHQALASQVEAMKKMIEDLTRAQQGPPHDP; encoded by the exons atgtcatatcgacgatcaaattttatagagacggacgatatgttcctccagtttgaggacgatttagataataacatcgcgggagggtcatcatctgtgggcgacaatacgg ggtcttcttctcaacaaacgactccgactcctaggagacgtgcgcagtctcgactcttggagttagagcgccacgttgcaataaatgggcgcattccgatgatgatcgcccctggagcggagaagcctatttctccacacgccgttcgcttcagccaggcgataggcgtgtgcgtgcgaaagacatttcccgtccgctgtcttaagtggacggacgttgggagagaatacattgaggtcgtcaagggcgacctccag cgattctttgtgcttgatttcaatgatcaagcaatgaacaggtttgttgagcatcagatgctcacgacctttaaagagttccgggccgactgtcataaacatttcaaaaagtacagcgacccggaggaggctcgtgccaacccaccaaacgcattggttggacgtgatgaggattggcacttcctctgcgaccattatatcagccgtgcattccag gagcaatcacggacaaacaaggctgctagacagaagcagccttacaatcatagtagcgggtccaagtcgtttctacaacgacagtatgagctcgctgaaagaagagggcagccggtcgatcgtgtggaattgttccgggaaacacacgttcgagctgggacattcgtgtcgcaagccgccgaggatgcgcat aatcaaatgctggaactccaatcccagcctatcccagagggtagtcagccactctctgaggatgagatatgcgatcaggtgttgggtagacgaccaggctactcaaaaggccttggttggggacccaagccgaaggcccgcagaacggcaagtgcaagcagttcgtcgacatcttgttcgcagtccacacaaaaagagattgaattacaagctaaacttcatgaagctttggaacggattgaagtacaagatagaaatcaccaagcattagcttcacaagtggaagctatgaaaaagatgattgaagacctaactcgtgcacaacagggaccaccacatgatccctag
- the LOC103487005 gene encoding zinc-finger homeodomain protein 9-like: MDLTPAISTAAPTISTGGGAVKSPELDSETPIKIQPTTKSLPFTNGVLKRHHHIAPPPPQVVYKECLKNHAASLGGHALDGCGEFMPSPTATATDPTSLKCAACGCHRNFHRREPDDPIATPTTTHVIEYQPHHRHHPPPPPTAAAAHRSPSSASPPPISSSYYPSAPHMLLALSGVLPENAGSGGGFHHSIMTPSPNSRKRFRTKFTQNQKERMYEFAEKVGWKIQKRDEDMIQEFCSDVGVDRGVLKVWMHNNKNTLGKKDGSRNMNGSGGEGDGDDKINGGGEPHATANGSSSSS, encoded by the coding sequence ATGGACTTGACTCCTGCAATTTCCACCGCCGCCCCCACCATTTCCACCGGTGGAGGAGCTGTGAAATCCCCTGAATTAGACTCCGAAACACCCATCAAAATCCAGCCCACCACCAAATCTCTCCCCTTCACCAACGGCGTCCTCAAGCGCCACCACCACATCGCGCCGCCGCCTCCTCAGGTGGTTTACAAAGAATGCCTCAAAAATCACGCCGCCAGTTTAGGCGGCCACGCTCTAGACGGCTGCGGAGAGTTCATGCCATCCCCAACCGCCACCGCCACGGATCCCACCTCCCTCAAATGCGCCGCTTGCGGCTGCCACCGGAATTTCCACCGTCGTGAACCGGATGACCCAATCGCTACTCCGACGACAACCCATGTCATTGAGTACCAACCACATCACCGTCACCACCCTCCGCCTCCGCCTACGGCGGCGGCGGCCCACCGGAGTCCGAGTTCCGCATCTCCTCCGCCGATCTCCTCCTCGTACTACCCTTCCGCACCCCACATGCTTCTAGCCCTCTCCGGTGTGCTGCCGGAGAACGCTGGGAGCGGCGGTGGATTCCACCACTCGATTATGACTCCGAGCCCCAATTCGAGAAAGCGATTCAGAACGAAATTCACTCAAAATCAGAAGGAGAGAATGTACGAATTTGCGGAGAAAGTAGGATGGAAGATTCAGAAGCGAGACGAGGATATGATTCAAGAATTCTGCAGCGACGTCGGAGTTGACAGAGGGGTTCTCAAAGTTTGGATGCATAACAACAAAAACACCCTCGGGAAAAAAGACGGCAGCCGGAATATGAACGGTAGCGGTGGCGAAGGAGACGGCGACGATAAAATTAACGGCGGTGGCGAACCACACGCCACCGCAAATGGGTCGTCTTCATCCTCTTGA